In Bartonella bovis 91-4, the following proteins share a genomic window:
- the nrdF gene encoding class 1b ribonucleoside-diphosphate reductase subunit beta yields MTRISTKNPVICAVNWNKLHDEKDLEVWNRLTGNFWLPEKVPLSNDISSWASLTEEERKLTIRVFTGLTLLDTVQNTVGAISLMADAITEHEEAVLTNIAFMEAVHARSYSSIFSTLCSTVEVDDAFRWSEENANLQKKATLILERYERSDPLKKKIASTLLESFLFYSGFYLPMYWSSRAKLTNTADLIRLIIRDEAVHGYYVGYKFQLGFAKLDEAKKQEIKDFAFNMLFDLYSIECKYTEDLYDAIGLTEDVKVFLHYNANKALMNLGFEPLFPPEVCRVNPAILAALSPNSDENHDFFSGSGSSYVIGKAVATTDEDWEF; encoded by the coding sequence ATGACACGAATTTCAACTAAAAATCCTGTTATTTGCGCTGTAAATTGGAATAAGTTGCATGATGAAAAAGATCTTGAAGTTTGGAATCGTTTAACTGGAAATTTTTGGTTGCCTGAAAAGGTACCGCTTTCCAATGACATTTCTTCATGGGCAAGTCTAACAGAAGAAGAGCGCAAGCTGACAATTCGTGTTTTCACAGGGCTGACTTTGCTTGATACAGTTCAAAATACTGTAGGAGCCATTTCACTTATGGCTGATGCAATAACAGAACATGAAGAAGCTGTTTTGACAAATATTGCATTTATGGAAGCGGTTCATGCACGTTCTTATTCTTCTATTTTTTCAACCTTATGCTCAACAGTAGAAGTTGATGATGCTTTCAGATGGTCAGAAGAAAATGCTAATTTACAGAAAAAAGCGACATTAATACTTGAGCGTTATGAAAGAAGTGATCCGCTAAAGAAAAAAATTGCTTCAACTCTGCTTGAAAGTTTTTTATTTTATTCTGGTTTTTATTTACCTATGTATTGGTCAAGTCGTGCTAAGCTGACTAATACAGCTGATTTAATTCGGCTTATTATCCGTGATGAGGCGGTTCATGGTTATTATGTTGGTTATAAATTTCAATTAGGGTTTGCTAAACTTGATGAAGCTAAAAAGCAAGAAATAAAAGACTTTGCTTTTAATATGCTGTTTGATCTTTACAGTATTGAATGTAAATATACTGAAGATCTTTATGATGCTATTGGATTGACAGAAGATGTTAAAGTTTTTCTTCATTACAATGCGAATAAGGCATTAATGAATTTGGGTTTTGAGCCTCTTTTCCCGCCTGAAGTTTGTCGAGTTAATCCTGCCATTTTGGCGGCTTTATCACCAAATTCTGATGAAAATCATGACTTCTTTTCAGGTTCAGGCTCTTCTTATGTTATTGGTAAAGCAGTTGCAACCACAGATGAAGATTGGGAATTTTAA
- the prmC gene encoding peptide chain release factor N(5)-glutamine methyltransferase: MSDHSLNNTIRRTQEKLRYQGIPEANLDAKLLVEWITNTNPTDQILRPNMRLSSEQIVQLEKAIQRRITGEPTHRIIGKREFYGISFALSQDTLEPRPDTETLVDLVLPILKKQVKKKGKATLLDMGTGSGVIAIAILKQITQTYAIAVDISEDALKTATKNAKHANIAQRFTPLLSDWFTSVTGQFDLIISNPPYIPEKDIKNLAKEVRQHDPLRALVGGKDGLDFYRKLAHESANYLKEKGYVAVEIGYSQQREVCNLFEKNGFKYLEMRKDLNGIPRALLFLLNT, from the coding sequence GTGAGTGATCATTCTCTCAATAATACCATCCGGAGAACCCAGGAAAAATTGCGATATCAAGGAATTCCTGAAGCCAATCTTGATGCAAAGCTACTTGTTGAGTGGATAACAAATACAAACCCAACTGATCAAATTCTGCGACCAAATATGCGTCTTTCTTCTGAACAGATCGTGCAATTAGAAAAAGCCATACAGCGCCGTATTACTGGAGAGCCTACCCATCGTATTATTGGAAAACGAGAGTTTTATGGTATATCATTTGCTTTATCTCAAGATACATTAGAGCCACGTCCCGATACAGAAACGCTTGTTGATCTTGTTTTGCCAATCCTTAAAAAACAAGTGAAAAAAAAAGGGAAAGCAACTTTGCTTGATATGGGAACAGGAAGTGGTGTTATTGCTATTGCTATTCTCAAACAAATTACTCAAACTTATGCGATAGCTGTCGATATTTCTGAAGATGCTTTAAAAACAGCTACAAAAAATGCGAAACACGCAAATATTGCGCAACGCTTTACACCTTTACTTAGTGATTGGTTCACTTCTGTTACAGGCCAATTTGACCTTATTATTTCTAATCCACCTTATATTCCAGAAAAAGATATCAAAAACCTTGCAAAAGAAGTGCGTCAGCATGATCCGCTGCGTGCTTTGGTTGGTGGAAAAGATGGCCTTGATTTTTATAGAAAACTCGCACATGAATCAGCAAATTATCTAAAAGAAAAAGGCTATGTCGCTGTTGAAATCGGATATTCTCAGCAAAGAGAAGTCTGCAATTTGTTTGAAAAAAACGGATTTAAATATTTAGAAATGCGCAAAGATTTAAATGGCATACCTCGCGCACTTCTTTTTTTACTTAATACTTAA
- a CDS encoding Fur family transcriptional regulator, whose protein sequence is MDKKQNYEQVLRAAGLRITRQRRVILDILTDTDDHPNAFEIFQYANKIDSSISLSTVYRTMKTLEENGTIHRHAFSGGPSRFEQANGQHHDHLIDVETGRIIEFQSDIIEKLQKEIAHSLGYDIIHHRLELYGKKRNS, encoded by the coding sequence ATGGATAAAAAACAAAATTATGAACAAGTATTGCGAGCTGCAGGTTTAAGAATAACGCGCCAAAGACGCGTTATTCTCGATATTTTAACAGATACAGATGATCATCCCAATGCATTTGAAATTTTTCAGTATGCAAACAAAATAGACTCTAGTATTTCACTATCGACTGTTTATCGCACAATGAAAACATTAGAAGAAAATGGGACAATTCATCGTCATGCCTTCAGTGGTGGTCCATCACGTTTTGAGCAAGCAAATGGACAACATCATGATCATCTTATTGATGTAGAAACGGGACGCATTATAGAATTTCAGTCCGATATTATTGAAAAATTACAAAAAGAGATCGCCCATTCTCTCGGTTATGATATAATTCACCACCGTCTTGAACTTTATGGAAAAAAACGTAATTCCTAA
- the mutT gene encoding 8-oxo-dGTP diphosphatase MutT — translation MQIKRSLLLVVACALLDKDDRVLLAKRPPGKSMSGLWEFPGGKIEEAETPEESLIRELKEELGIHVQINDFLPLTFASHSYETFHLLMPFYICRHYKGIPQGQEGQNLKWIFINDLDKYPMPDADKPLVQVLKNFLL, via the coding sequence ATGCAGATAAAACGTTCACTTCTTCTTGTCGTTGCATGTGCATTGTTGGATAAGGATGATCGAGTTTTACTTGCAAAAAGACCTCCAGGGAAGTCAATGAGTGGTTTGTGGGAATTTCCTGGCGGAAAGATTGAAGAGGCGGAAACACCAGAGGAATCATTGATTCGTGAATTAAAGGAGGAGCTTGGTATTCATGTTCAGATAAATGATTTTTTACCTTTAACATTTGCAAGCCATAGCTATGAAACATTTCATTTATTAATGCCATTTTATATATGTCGTCATTATAAGGGTATCCCTCAAGGGCAAGAAGGGCAAAATTTAAAATGGATTTTTATTAACGATCTTGATAAATATCCTATGCCTGATGCTGATAAGCCATTAGTGCAGGTGTTGAAAAATTTTCTTCTGTAA
- a CDS encoding peptidylprolyl isomerase, translating into MKFKLTTLFVTTTLLVGTSLSVMAQDHVKSVPNDLNTLKKASEKSVAPSHVMAIINGKSITAGELDELALEINPNLARLSDEQRRITVLKAYLDMQALAKAAIEEGIDKTEVYNKRMVIMRDNVLQQLYFKQMVVDKIKDTDLQALYDKEVAALPKEDEVKARHILVKTKEEAEAIIKRLKKGENFEEIAKKYSTDGSASVGGDLGYFSYGQMVKPFEDAAFGLKVGEYTKKPVESPFGWHIIKVEDRRLKQPPAFDDVKEVLRTQIMKDRYHTLITDLRNKVDVKYPDSHIAKLMQSLNENNAALPGETSNEEEE; encoded by the coding sequence ATGAAATTCAAATTAACAACGCTCTTTGTGACAACAACTTTATTGGTAGGCACAAGTTTGAGTGTAATGGCTCAAGATCACGTAAAGTCTGTACCGAATGACTTGAATACTTTGAAGAAAGCTTCTGAAAAATCAGTTGCACCTTCTCATGTTATGGCTATTATTAATGGGAAAAGTATTACAGCGGGGGAATTAGACGAGTTAGCACTTGAAATAAATCCTAATTTAGCGCGTCTTTCTGATGAACAACGCCGTATAACAGTTTTAAAAGCCTATTTAGATATGCAAGCGCTTGCTAAAGCAGCAATTGAGGAAGGTATCGATAAGACAGAAGTTTATAATAAACGCATGGTTATTATGCGTGATAATGTTCTTCAGCAGCTTTATTTTAAACAGATGGTTGTTGATAAGATTAAAGATACTGATTTACAAGCTCTTTATGATAAGGAAGTTGCTGCTTTGCCTAAAGAAGATGAGGTTAAAGCGCGTCATATTTTGGTCAAAACGAAGGAAGAAGCAGAAGCTATTATTAAGCGTTTAAAGAAGGGTGAAAATTTTGAAGAGATTGCAAAAAAATATTCAACAGATGGTTCGGCTTCTGTTGGTGGTGATCTCGGTTATTTTAGTTATGGTCAAATGGTTAAACCCTTTGAAGATGCTGCATTTGGTTTGAAAGTTGGTGAATACACTAAAAAACCCGTTGAAAGTCCATTTGGGTGGCATATTATCAAAGTGGAAGATCGTCGCCTCAAACAACCTCCTGCATTTGATGATGTTAAAGAGGTATTACGTACACAGATTATGAAAGATCGTTATCATACACTAATTACCGATTTACGTAATAAGGTAGATGTGAAATATCCTGATTCTCACATTGCAAAACTCATGCAATCGCTTAATGAAAATAACGCAGCCCTTCCAGGTGAAACATCTAATGAAGAAGAGGAATAA
- a CDS encoding L-cystine transporter, with translation MTFNFFINLFLFIIFLLLLSQSKKIKWGFALRVMLGLIVGLIFGSTLQFIYGEGESTLLKSVEWFNIVGNGYLLLLQMIVMPLVFISIVSAVAHLHSSYAVSRISIVTISILLFTTCISALVGIFVVNFFGLTANGLAHGGKDISAVLGENTFQVGEINVPELILSFIPQNPFAELMGSERTSIIRVVIFSAFLGSAVLLLKKEDSDKGEKALSFIQVIQSWVMRLVRIVIALTPYGIFALMTKVGATSNVTDILKLLVFIVASYIGIILMFGIHGVLLGISGINPFRFFKKVVPVLTFAFSSRSSTATIPLNIEAQTQWIGVPQSIASFAASFGATIGQNGCAGLYPAMLATMIAPSVGINPLDPIWIATLVGVVTLSSIGVAGVGGGAVFAALIVLPIMGLPIALVAVLISVEPLIDMGRTALNVNGSMLAGAMTSQILHTTDKSIFEK, from the coding sequence ATGACATTTAATTTTTTTATTAATTTATTTCTATTTATTATTTTTTTATTATTGCTTTCTCAAAGTAAAAAAATCAAATGGGGTTTTGCGCTACGTGTTATGTTGGGTCTTATTGTTGGCTTGATTTTTGGAAGTACTTTGCAGTTTATTTATGGGGAAGGTGAGTCGACGCTGTTAAAGTCTGTTGAATGGTTTAACATTGTTGGAAATGGTTATCTATTATTGTTGCAAATGATTGTTATGCCATTAGTGTTTATCTCTATCGTTTCAGCAGTAGCGCATTTGCATTCTTCTTATGCTGTTAGCAGAATTAGTATAGTAACAATTTCAATATTACTTTTTACAACGTGTATTTCAGCATTGGTTGGTATTTTTGTGGTTAACTTTTTTGGATTAACAGCAAATGGTTTGGCACATGGAGGGAAGGATATATCTGCTGTTCTTGGGGAAAATACTTTTCAAGTTGGAGAAATAAATGTACCAGAACTAATTTTATCATTTATTCCCCAAAATCCATTTGCTGAGTTAATGGGATCTGAACGTACATCGATTATTAGAGTTGTTATTTTTTCGGCATTTTTAGGATCTGCCGTTCTTCTTTTAAAGAAAGAGGATTCAGATAAAGGAGAAAAAGCTCTTTCGTTTATTCAAGTTATACAGTCTTGGGTTATGCGGTTAGTGCGTATTGTAATTGCGTTAACACCTTATGGTATTTTTGCTCTTATGACTAAAGTGGGGGCAACCTCAAATGTTACAGATATTTTAAAATTACTAGTTTTTATTGTTGCTTCTTATATTGGTATTATTCTTATGTTTGGAATTCATGGTGTGTTGCTTGGTATATCAGGCATTAATCCATTTCGTTTTTTCAAAAAAGTTGTTCCTGTTTTGACATTTGCTTTTAGTAGTCGTTCGAGTACTGCTACTATTCCTTTAAATATTGAAGCGCAAACGCAGTGGATTGGGGTGCCACAATCAATTGCAAGTTTTGCAGCCTCTTTTGGTGCAACGATTGGTCAAAATGGTTGTGCTGGTCTTTATCCGGCTATGCTTGCAACTATGATAGCACCATCTGTTGGTATTAATCCTCTCGATCCTATCTGGATTGCTACCCTTGTTGGGGTGGTAACTTTGAGTTCTATTGGAGTAGCTGGTGTTGGTGGTGGTGCTGTTTTTGCGGCATTAATTGTTTTACCAATTATGGGGCTTCCTATTGCTTTGGTAGCCGTACTTATTTCTGTTGAACCTTTAATTGATATGGGGCGTACAGCTCTTAACGTTAATGGTTCAATGTTGGCTGGAGCTATGACAAGTCAAATATTACATACAACAGATAAAAGCATTTTTGAAAAATAA
- the secA gene encoding preprotein translocase subunit SecA produces MVNLGVFVRKLFGSTHERRIKTFRQKVVQINALEEQFQKLSDTQLCKKTSEFRKRLTEGETVDSLLVEAFATVREAAKRVYSMRPFDVQLIGGMVLHDRGIAEMRTGEGKTLMATLPVYLNALEGKGVHVVTVNDYLASRDAEAMSKIYGFLGLSTGVILHDLDSDARRAAYACDITYATNNELGFDYLRDNMTFNRDQMVQREHHYAIIDEVDSILIDEARTPLIISGPLEDRTDFYNLIDTFISSLTPEDYEIDEKQKTTIFTETGTEKIEKMLKQAGLLKSGSLYDIENVATVHHINNALKAHKLFIQDKDYIVRNGEIIIIDEFTGRMMPGRRYSEGLHQALEAKEHVAIQPENQTLASITFQNYFRMYKKLSGMTGTAVTEAEEFNNIYGLEVVEIPTNLPVQRLDEDDEIYRTAEEKYRAIIRDIRQAHEKGQPILVGTTSIEKSEQLAERLRKEGITNFKVLNARYHEQEAYIIAQAGVPGALTIATNMAGRGTDIQLGGNVEMRIRQELQDIPEGAERTARIEEIIKDVKQLKEKALSAGGLYVLATERHESRRIDNQLRGRSGRQGDPGRSKFFLSLQDDLMRIFGSDRMDSVLQKLGLREDEAIIHPWINKALEKAQKKVEARNFEIRKNLLKYDNVMNDQRKVIFEQRMEIMNAENLMETISEMRHEVVDNLVETYIPSGTYSEKWNTKALQKELHQLFNLELPVEEWVKEDGVAEEKIFERVLEAVTKLENERTEQYRPEIMAYFHKAILLETIDTLWREHLVNLDHLRSIIGFRGYAQRDPLNEYKTEAFELFQTMLKNLRRNAISKLTRFEVIQQPIEPTKPVQPHTGHSSSDNQNEKNDTFLWARTQENRFVDPAERNPNNPTTWGKIGRNELCPCNSGKKYKHCHGSFI; encoded by the coding sequence ATGGTCAATTTAGGTGTTTTTGTACGCAAACTTTTTGGTTCGACTCATGAACGTCGTATCAAAACTTTTCGCCAAAAAGTTGTACAAATTAATGCGTTAGAAGAGCAATTCCAAAAATTAAGTGATACACAGCTTTGCAAAAAAACTAGTGAATTCCGTAAAAGATTAACCGAAGGTGAAACTGTTGATTCTCTTTTAGTGGAAGCTTTTGCAACTGTCCGTGAAGCAGCAAAGCGTGTTTATAGCATGCGCCCTTTTGATGTACAACTCATCGGCGGAATGGTTCTTCATGACCGAGGCATCGCTGAAATGCGTACCGGTGAAGGTAAAACATTAATGGCAACTTTGCCAGTTTACCTCAATGCATTAGAGGGAAAAGGCGTTCATGTTGTTACTGTGAACGATTATCTCGCTAGTCGTGACGCTGAAGCAATGAGCAAAATTTACGGCTTTTTGGGGCTAAGCACAGGTGTTATTCTGCATGATCTCGATAGTGATGCTCGCCGAGCAGCCTATGCGTGTGACATTACTTATGCGACAAATAATGAATTGGGCTTTGATTATTTACGCGATAATATGACCTTTAATCGCGACCAAATGGTCCAGCGTGAACATCACTATGCAATTATCGATGAAGTTGACTCAATCCTTATAGATGAAGCACGTACCCCTCTTATTATTTCCGGTCCTCTAGAAGATCGTACCGACTTCTATAATCTTATTGATACATTTATTTCTTCTCTAACTCCAGAAGACTACGAAATAGATGAAAAACAAAAAACAACAATCTTTACCGAAACCGGTACTGAAAAAATTGAAAAAATGCTCAAACAAGCCGGACTTCTTAAAAGTGGAAGTCTTTATGACATAGAAAATGTCGCTACTGTTCACCATATCAACAATGCCTTAAAAGCTCATAAACTATTTATCCAGGACAAAGATTATATTGTTCGTAATGGCGAAATCATCATCATTGACGAATTTACAGGCCGTATGATGCCAGGACGGCGTTATTCTGAAGGTTTGCATCAAGCACTAGAAGCCAAAGAACATGTAGCCATTCAACCAGAAAATCAGACATTAGCATCTATTACTTTTCAAAATTATTTCCGTATGTATAAAAAATTGTCTGGTATGACTGGAACTGCTGTAACAGAAGCTGAAGAATTCAATAATATCTATGGCCTTGAAGTTGTTGAAATCCCTACCAATCTTCCAGTACAGCGTCTTGATGAAGATGATGAAATCTATCGAACAGCAGAAGAGAAATATCGTGCCATTATCCGTGATATTCGTCAAGCACACGAAAAAGGACAGCCTATCCTTGTAGGTACTACTTCTATTGAAAAATCAGAACAACTAGCAGAACGTTTACGCAAAGAAGGCATTACCAACTTTAAAGTTTTAAATGCCCGCTACCATGAACAAGAAGCATATATTATCGCGCAAGCTGGTGTTCCTGGAGCATTAACCATCGCAACAAATATGGCAGGTCGCGGTACCGACATACAGCTTGGTGGCAATGTTGAGATGCGAATTCGACAAGAACTGCAGGATATTCCTGAAGGAGCAGAACGAACTGCTAGAATTGAAGAAATTATAAAAGACGTCAAGCAACTTAAAGAAAAAGCATTATCTGCTGGCGGTCTTTATGTCCTTGCTACTGAACGCCATGAAAGTCGTCGTATTGACAATCAGCTTCGTGGTCGTTCTGGACGCCAAGGTGATCCAGGTCGTTCAAAATTCTTTCTCTCACTTCAAGACGATCTTATGCGTATCTTTGGATCCGACCGTATGGATAGCGTACTCCAAAAACTCGGATTGAGAGAAGATGAAGCCATTATCCACCCATGGATTAATAAAGCACTTGAAAAAGCTCAGAAAAAAGTTGAAGCACGAAACTTTGAAATCCGTAAAAATTTGTTAAAATATGACAATGTGATGAATGATCAACGCAAAGTTATTTTTGAGCAACGCATGGAGATTATGAATGCAGAAAATTTGATGGAAACAATTAGTGAAATGCGACATGAAGTTGTTGATAATTTGGTAGAAACCTACATTCCATCTGGAACATATTCTGAAAAATGGAATACGAAAGCTTTGCAAAAAGAACTTCATCAGCTTTTTAATCTTGAACTGCCAGTGGAAGAGTGGGTAAAAGAAGATGGAGTTGCTGAAGAGAAAATTTTCGAACGTGTATTAGAAGCTGTTACCAAACTTGAAAATGAGCGCACTGAACAATATCGTCCAGAAATTATGGCTTACTTTCATAAAGCTATATTGCTTGAAACAATTGACACGTTATGGCGTGAACATCTGGTTAATTTAGATCATTTACGCTCTATTATTGGTTTTCGTGGATATGCCCAACGAGATCCTCTCAATGAATATAAAACAGAAGCATTTGAACTCTTTCAAACCATGCTCAAAAACCTACGTAGAAATGCTATTTCTAAACTCACACGTTTTGAGGTTATTCAACAACCTATAGAACCAACAAAACCTGTGCAACCCCATACTGGCCATTCTTCTTCTGATAATCAAAATGAAAAAAATGATACCTTCTTATGGGCTCGAACACAAGAAAATAGATTTGTTGATCCAGCCGAACGTAACCCCAATAATCCAACCACATGGGGAAAAATTGGACGCAATGAGCTTTGTCCCTGCAACTCAGGAAAAAAATATAAACATTGTCATGGCTCCTTCATATAG
- the argJ gene encoding bifunctional glutamate N-acetyltransferase/amino-acid acetyltransferase ArgJ: protein MAVQISPLSPKTIQELPPLSGVRMATAEAGIKYKNRTDLLLIVFDEPANVAGVFTRSKCPSSSVDHCRASLSHGVARGVVVNSGNANAFTGRKGKQTTDAIAHTAARVLEARENEIFLASTGVIGELMDASCLLNLLPNMAAEAKEENWLEAAKAIMTTDTFPKLATRQFDFGGEVVTINGIAKGSGMIAPDMATMLSFVVTDAAISSDVLQSMLSEAVQGSFNSITVDSDTSTSDTLMVFATGKAKGNSLYLTSKSDPRYKTFTKQLSEFLHELALQVVCDGEGARHLIEVSVIGATTNSAAKSIALSIANSPLVKTAIAGEDANWGRVVMAVGKAGVEANRDLLTIWFGEHRVAVNGERDPDYSEEMISAYMKGQYITIRVDIGLGSGKAIVWSCDLTKEYVAINGDYRS from the coding sequence ATGGCTGTACAGATATCGCCTTTATCTCCCAAAACAATACAAGAGCTTCCACCATTATCGGGTGTACGGATGGCAACGGCAGAAGCTGGGATTAAATATAAGAATCGTACAGATCTTCTCTTAATTGTATTTGATGAACCAGCAAATGTGGCAGGTGTTTTTACACGTTCTAAATGTCCGTCTTCTTCTGTGGATCACTGTCGTGCGTCGCTTTCTCATGGAGTTGCAAGGGGTGTTGTTGTTAATTCTGGAAATGCAAATGCTTTCACAGGGCGTAAAGGTAAACAAACAACAGATGCGATAGCACACACTGCAGCAAGAGTCTTAGAGGCTAGAGAAAATGAAATTTTTTTAGCTTCTACTGGTGTTATTGGCGAATTAATGGATGCGTCTTGTTTATTAAATCTTTTGCCCAATATGGCTGCTGAAGCAAAAGAAGAAAATTGGTTAGAGGCTGCAAAAGCTATTATGACAACTGATACTTTTCCAAAGCTTGCAACGCGCCAATTTGACTTTGGAGGGGAAGTGGTCACCATTAATGGAATTGCAAAAGGTTCTGGTATGATTGCTCCAGATATGGCAACAATGCTTTCTTTTGTAGTCACTGATGCAGCAATTTCTTCAGATGTACTTCAATCTATGTTATCAGAGGCAGTTCAGGGATCTTTCAATTCGATTACTGTTGATAGTGATACTTCAACATCGGATACATTGATGGTATTTGCAACAGGAAAAGCAAAAGGCAACTCCCTTTATCTGACGAGTAAATCAGATCCGCGTTATAAGACATTTACAAAGCAATTGAGTGAGTTTTTGCATGAACTTGCATTACAAGTTGTTTGTGATGGTGAGGGGGCTCGTCATTTGATTGAAGTTAGTGTAATTGGCGCCACAACGAATAGTGCCGCTAAAAGCATTGCTCTGTCAATTGCAAATTCACCACTTGTAAAAACGGCTATTGCAGGTGAAGATGCTAATTGGGGGCGGGTGGTTATGGCGGTTGGTAAAGCTGGTGTTGAAGCAAACCGCGATCTCTTAACAATTTGGTTTGGTGAACATCGTGTGGCTGTCAATGGAGAGCGTGATCCTGATTATAGTGAAGAGATGATTAGCGCTTATATGAAAGGTCAATACATTACGATTCGTGTTGATATCGGTCTTGGAAGTGGTAAAGCGATAGTTTGGTCTTGCGATTTAACGAAAGAATATGTTGCAATTAATGGCGACTATAGAAGTTAA
- the prfA gene encoding peptide chain release factor 1: MVSLPQNRIKQIEKRFEIIESQMAGSQNTETYIKLASEYAELQLIVTPIRTLNAFYKEIAELKNIINDKQTDVEMRNLAQEELLLLCQKIEQLECELQILLLPKDIADEKSAIIEIRAGTGGAEAALFAGDLFRMYERYANTHNWKVEIISLSDGDVGGYKEIIATVSGKGVFSKLKFESGVHRVQRIPETEAGGRIHTSAATVAVLPKAEEIDIEIHPEDIRIDTMRASGAGGQHVNTTDSAVRITHIPTGIMVVQAEKSQHQNRTRALQILRARLFDIERQKVENERSESRKIQVGSGDRSERIRTYNFPQGRVTDHRINLTLYKLDRVMEGDLDELIHALISNHQTVLLTEMDNNK; this comes from the coding sequence ATGGTTTCTTTGCCACAAAACCGTATAAAGCAGATTGAAAAGCGCTTTGAAATAATTGAAAGCCAAATGGCTGGAAGCCAAAATACCGAAACTTACATAAAATTAGCTTCTGAATATGCAGAATTGCAGCTAATCGTTACCCCCATACGCACATTAAATGCTTTCTATAAAGAAATAGCAGAGCTCAAAAACATCATTAATGATAAGCAAACAGATGTGGAGATGCGCAATCTTGCTCAGGAAGAACTGCTATTATTATGTCAAAAAATTGAGCAACTTGAGTGTGAACTCCAAATTCTTCTTCTGCCCAAAGATATTGCTGATGAAAAAAGTGCCATTATTGAGATTCGGGCAGGAACAGGTGGGGCAGAAGCAGCGCTTTTTGCTGGTGACCTTTTTCGCATGTATGAACGTTACGCTAATACTCATAATTGGAAAGTTGAAATCATTTCATTGAGTGATGGAGATGTTGGTGGATACAAAGAAATTATTGCTACTGTTTCTGGCAAAGGTGTATTTTCCAAACTTAAGTTTGAATCAGGTGTTCATCGTGTACAACGGATCCCTGAAACAGAAGCTGGTGGACGTATCCATACATCAGCTGCCACCGTGGCAGTACTCCCAAAAGCCGAAGAAATCGACATTGAAATTCACCCTGAAGATATTCGTATTGATACAATGCGTGCTTCTGGTGCAGGTGGGCAGCATGTAAATACAACAGATTCAGCCGTACGTATCACCCATATTCCAACAGGAATTATGGTCGTACAAGCAGAAAAATCACAACATCAAAACCGAACACGTGCACTCCAAATTTTACGCGCGCGTTTATTTGATATTGAACGACAAAAAGTAGAAAATGAGCGTTCAGAATCTCGTAAAATTCAAGTTGGCTCCGGTGATCGGTCGGAACGTATTCGTACCTATAATTTCCCACAAGGACGTGTGACCGACCATCGCATTAATCTCACTTTGTATAAGCTTGATCGTGTCATGGAGGGAGATCTCGATGAGCTTATTCATGCACTTATTTCCAATCATCAAACAGTACTCCTTACTGAAATGGACAATAACAAGTGA